The Flavobacterium jumunjinense genome includes a region encoding these proteins:
- the fbaA gene encoding class II fructose-bisphosphate aldolase, which yields MNHTIKPGVATGDQVQEIFRFAKEKGFALPAVNVTGSSTINGVLETAAKLNAPVIIQFSNGGAQFNAGKGLSNANEKAAIVGGVAGAKHIHELAEAYGATVILHTDHCAKNLLPWIDGLLDASEKHFKETGKPLFSSHMIDLSEEPIEENIEISKKYLERMSKMGMTLEIELGITGGEEDGVDNTDVDSSKLYTQPEEVAYAYEELMKISPRFTIAAAFGNVHGVYKPGNVKLTPKILKNSQDYVQNKYKTGDNPVDFVFHGGSGSTLEEIREAITYGVIKMNIDTDLQFAFTEGTRDYITSKVDYLKTQIGNPEGSEIPNKKYYDPRKWIRESELTFNKRLEKAFEDLNNVNTL from the coding sequence ATGAACCACACTATAAAACCTGGTGTTGCAACTGGAGATCAGGTACAAGAAATATTTAGATTTGCAAAAGAAAAAGGATTCGCTTTACCTGCTGTTAATGTTACAGGATCAAGTACTATAAATGGTGTATTAGAAACTGCAGCAAAATTAAATGCCCCTGTTATTATTCAATTTTCAAATGGAGGAGCACAATTCAATGCTGGTAAAGGTTTATCAAATGCAAATGAAAAAGCTGCCATTGTTGGTGGAGTTGCTGGAGCTAAACATATACACGAATTAGCTGAAGCTTACGGAGCAACAGTAATACTCCACACAGATCACTGTGCGAAAAACTTATTACCTTGGATAGATGGTTTATTAGATGCTTCTGAAAAACATTTTAAAGAAACTGGAAAACCATTATTCAGTTCTCATATGATTGATTTATCAGAAGAACCAATTGAAGAAAATATTGAGATTTCTAAAAAGTACCTTGAGCGCATGAGCAAAATGGGAATGACATTAGAAATTGAACTTGGAATTACTGGTGGTGAAGAAGATGGAGTAGACAACACAGATGTAGACAGTTCTAAATTATACACACAACCAGAAGAAGTAGCATATGCATATGAAGAATTAATGAAAATTAGTCCTCGTTTTACTATTGCTGCAGCATTTGGAAATGTACACGGAGTTTACAAACCTGGGAATGTAAAATTAACCCCGAAAATATTAAAAAACTCACAAGATTACGTTCAAAACAAATATAAAACAGGAGATAATCCAGTTGATTTTGTATTTCACGGAGGAAGCGGATCAACTTTAGAAGAAATCAGAGAAGCTATTACTTATGGTGTTATTAAAATGAACATTGATACCGATTTACAGTTTGCTTTTACCGAAGGAACAAGGGATTATATCACTTCTAAAGTAGACTATTTAAAAACTCAAATCGGAAACCCTGAAGGTTCTGAAATACCGAACAAAAAATACTACGATCCTAGAAAATGGATTAGAGAATCTGAATTAACTTTCAATAAGCGTTTAGAAAAAGCTTTTGAAGACTTAAATAACGTTAATACTTTATAA
- the accD gene encoding acetyl-CoA carboxylase, carboxyltransferase subunit beta: protein MAWFKRKEKGIQTLTEDKKDVPKGLWYKSPTGKIIDTEELAKNLWVSPEDDFHVRIGSAEYFEILFDDNVFKEFNEKMTSKDPLKFEDTKKYSVRLKDAMEKTQLKDAVRTAVGKSKGKDLVVACMDFAFIGGSMGAVVGEKIARAIDYSIQNNIPFVMISKSGGARMMEAALSLMQLAKTSAKLAQLAEAKIPYISLCTDPTTGGTTASYAMLGDINIGEPGALIGFAGPRVVKDTTGKDLPDGFQTSEFLLEHGFLDFISHRKELKNKINLYLDLLLNQEVR, encoded by the coding sequence ATGGCTTGGTTTAAAAGAAAAGAAAAAGGGATTCAAACCCTTACAGAAGATAAAAAAGATGTACCAAAAGGATTATGGTACAAATCTCCTACTGGAAAAATTATTGATACTGAGGAATTAGCAAAAAACCTATGGGTAAGTCCAGAAGACGATTTTCATGTACGAATTGGAAGTGCTGAATACTTTGAAATATTATTTGACGATAACGTTTTTAAAGAATTCAATGAAAAAATGACTTCAAAAGATCCTTTAAAGTTTGAAGATACTAAGAAATATAGCGTAAGATTAAAAGACGCTATGGAAAAAACTCAATTAAAAGATGCCGTTAGAACTGCTGTTGGTAAATCTAAAGGAAAAGACCTAGTTGTTGCTTGTATGGATTTTGCTTTTATTGGAGGCTCAATGGGTGCAGTTGTTGGAGAAAAAATAGCAAGAGCTATTGATTACTCTATTCAAAACAACATTCCATTTGTTATGATCTCTAAATCTGGAGGAGCAAGAATGATGGAGGCTGCTTTATCGTTAATGCAACTAGCAAAAACATCTGCAAAATTAGCACAATTAGCTGAAGCTAAAATACCATATATATCTTTATGTACTGATCCAACAACTGGAGGAACAACTGCATCTTATGCGATGCTTGGTGATATTAATATTGGCGAACCTGGAGCCCTAATTGGCTTTGCTGGACCTCGTGTTGTTAAAGATACTACAGGAAAAGACCTACCAGATGGCTTCCAGACTTCTGAATTTTTATTAGAACACGGATTTTTAGATTTCATCTCTCACAGAAAAGAATTAAAGAACAAAATCAACTTATACTTAGATTTACTTCTAAATCAAGAAGTTAGATAA